GGCGCAAAAAAGCCAAGAAACTGAAGAAAACTCTGAGGACACTGCTTCTGTATCTTTAACACCATTACCTTTAAATCAGGTGCGCTTACTAGTTGTTGATGATGATACTGATACCCGTCATTTTCTCACTGTGGCACTACAGCAAGCTGGCGCTGAAGTGAGGGCAGTAGATTCGGTAAACGAAGCACTCTCAGCAATTCAACAAGACCCACCAGATATTTTAATTAGCGATATTGGGATGCCCGAAGAAGACGGCTATACACTCATCCGCAAAGTGAGACTTCTGGAACCAGAACAAGGAGGGCGAATTCCCGCGATCGCCTTAACAGCCTATGCTAGAGAAGAAGACACCGCCCAAGCCCTAGAAGCAGGCTTTCATATGTATGCTGCCAAGCCAGTTGAACCCGCTAAATTAATTAATATGATTATCAAATTATCAGAACTGAATCGTTAGAACTAAAAGGATATGGGGCATTGGGCATTTCTTCCCCTGCTCCCTTGTCCCCACCTCCCCACACTCCCCACACTTCCCACACTCCCCACATTCCCTCTGCTTCCCCTCAATTTGACATCAATTGCTGAAGGCGCTGTGGTTCCTCTCCTAGCCAATCGGGATTTTGAGCAGTGCTATCAAAGATTGATGAGGTTTTGAATGGCTCAAATTCACCGCGTGATGCTGCTTGTGCTGTTTTTGCTAAAAGCGATCGCACTTGTTGCTCGTCCATTGGTTGAAATGTCCGGACTGCTTCAAAAGCTTGGTCGAGAATCTCCATACTGTCAATCCCGGTAATCACAACTGATGTCGGCAAATTTAACGCATAGTGTAAACACTCAATGGGCGTGACAGTATTTGACTTGAGTAGAATACCGTTTGCCATGCTTTTCATGCCCAAAACACCGATGTTTTGTTTGACTAGTTCTGGTAAAACCAGCTTGGCAAAACTGCGGTAGTGTGCATCCATGACATTCAATGGCATCTGCACTGTATCAAACTTAAACCCAAAACTAGCCGCAACCTCTAGCATATGCAGATGCACATAAGGGTCTTTGTGCCCAGTAAAGCCAATGTAGCGCAGCTTCCCAGCTTCTCGCGCCTCAATCAAAGCAGCATTTGCTCCTTCTTCATCAAATACGCGATGGGGATCTTCGTGGCGGAGAATTTCGTGATGCTGGACGAGATCTATGCAATCAACTTGCAGGCGTTGCAGTGATTCGTCTATTTGTTTTGCCGCTGCTTTCTTAGAACGACCATCGATTTTCGTCATCAGGAAAACTTGATCTCGGTAGCCATCGCGGAGTGCTTTGCCCATGCGAATTTCACTGACACCACCGTTATAATCCCAACTGTTATCCATAAAAGTCATGCCGCGATTGATCGCTGTACGCACAATTCGGATACCGAGTTCCTCATCAACGTGCTTCAAACCTATGTGCCAACCACCCAGTCCGATCGCAGAAACTCTCTCTTTGGTACTGCCAAGAACTCGGTATAGCATTTCTGAATTTGACGTACTTTCTGACATCTTTTCTCCTTTTATGGTCGCTATCGCTTCAGCTGTGAGCCAATTCAAACATAGGAGAAAAGTTAACTATAACTTCCTAAAGACACACTTTCTGAGGCGAGCGCGGAAGATAAAAACAGCCGAAATACTGATGGCAGTTTGGGATGTGTTCGGTAAGAGGTGAGCAATCTGAAAAAGTGAATCTCAAAGTTTAGACTCACAAAATTTTTGAGTTAGTTAGCAATCAATTTATTCAACCACATGATAAATTGTGTTTCAAACTTGCCAAGGTTTTTTGACCGCGAGTAACTACTTGGCTTAGAAAGGTTCAATGTCCGGCATGAGTACTAGTTTAAGTTGGTTTTTCAGTATTGCGATGTCTTGCGACAAGACGCTTTGCGTCTACGCAAGCGTCACTATTCTTTCTGCAAATAGTGCTTTCGCTCAAATTACAACAGATGGGACGCTACCTAATAATTCTAGAGTTACTCCCCAAGGTAACATCAATCTGATTGAAGGGGGAACTCAAGCTGGCAGCAATTTGTTTCATAGTTTCCAAGAGTTTTCTGTTGTAACTGGTAGCACTGCTTTCTTTAATAATGCCGCAGATATTCAGAATATTATTAGTCGGGTGACAGGTGGATCGGTCTCTAATATTGATGGGTTAATCAAAGCTAATGGGAATGCTAACTTATTTTTAATTAATCCTCAAGGAATTATTTTTGGTCAAAATGCACGCTTAGATATTGGCGGTTCATTTATTGCGAGTACGGCAAGAAGTTTAAAATTTACTGATGGTTTTGAATTCAATGCTACTAATTCCCCAGCAGCAATGTTAACTATCAGCGTACCTATTGGTTTGCAATATGGGGCAAATCCCGGCAGAATTCAAGTCCAAGGCGATCGCAAAGGAAGAAGAACGGCAAGTTCTGCTATTATCGATACTACAAATGCTTTACGAGTCCAACCCAACCAAACCTTAGCACTGGTTGGTGGCGATCTGAGTTTAGAAGGTGCAACACTCAAGACTGCTGGCGGACGGATAGAATTGGGTAGCGTTTCAGGTGAAGGTTTAGTTAGCCTGACTCCGATTAATAAAGGTTTTGCCTTGGGTTATGACACCGTAAAAAACTTTGGCAACATTCAACTATTTCAAAAAGCGATCGCTGATGCTAGCGGTAACGGTAGCGGCGATATTCAAGTAACCGCTAACCGGATTTCCTTATCTCAAGGTTCCCAAATCGAGGCAAGTACTTTGGGTGCGGAAGCCGGGGGTGCAATGGTTGTGAATGCACTCGAATCAATAGATATAGTTGCTAGTACCGATAGCGGACAAGACACTGGCTTTTTTGTCATAGCTTATCCAGGTGCAACTGGGATGGGAGGAAATTTGACAATTAATACTCGTGACTTATTCGTTCGTAATGGCGCACTCATCAGTTCTGGCACATCGGGGCCGGGAAAAGGCGGCGATTTACTTGTCAATGCTAGTAACTCTGTGCAACTTATTGGCAGCTTACCCAATTTTCGTTTCTATGGCTTGTTTGCTTCTAGCGCCCAAGGTGCAACAGGTGCAGCCGGAAATATCACAATTAATACCGATAAGTTGCTGGTAAAAGATGGGGCAAGAATTAGCGCGAGTACCTTTGGTGCGGGTAAGGGAGGGAATGTGACTGTAAATGCTAATTCTGTGCAAGTTATGGGGACTTCCCTGGATGGCCAATCTAGTAGCGGTTTATTTACACGGTCTTTGCCAAACGTTACAGGCGATGCGGGAGACTTAACAATTAACACTAATAAGTTGCTAGTGAGCGATCGCGGTATAGTTACTGTGCGCAGTGAGGGAAAAGGTAAAGCAGGCAACCTCAATATTAATGCTGGCTCTGTGCGTTTAGATAACAAAGCTACCTTGAGCGCTGATACCCAAAGTATCAGTACTGACCCAAATAAAGAGCAAGCAACTATTACTCTAAATTCTCGCGATTTAATCTTACTGCGGGGTAGCAAAATCACCACTAACGCCTTTGGCCCCAATGTCGTCGGCGGTAACATCAACATTGACACAGATGTGTTAGCGGCATTTGCCAATAGCGATATCAGCGCCAATTCCGCAAACTTCCGGGGCGGAAGAGTTCAAATCAACACCGAAGGTATCTTTGGTACAGAGTTACAAGATGTAGCATCCGAGCAAACAAGTGATATTACAGCGACGGGGGTAAATTCTCAACTCAATGGTACGGTGCAAATCAACGGCATCAATGTTGACCCTAAGCATGGATTAGTAGAATTGCCCAGAAATGTAGTTGATGCTGCCCAGCAAATCAACGCCAGCTGCTCTCTTGGTAGCAGAGAAAGCCTCAGTTCGTTTGCTATTACCGGACGCGGCGGTTTACCACCCAATCCTTATGAGATGTTGGCTCCTGAAGCTTTGTTAGTAGATGCAATTACTCTCAATCGCGATCGCTCTCATGCATCTGTTAGTTTAAAATCAACAACTGCGATCGCGGAACCGATTGTAGAAGTTAACAGTTGGGCGATTAACAACAAAGGTGAGGTTCAACTAATAGCAAACACCACACCTCATAGTTCTTGGCCTCCTATATCTTGTCATGCTTCTTAATTTAGCGAGACCACAGTGGTTGATATATTAGCCGTGGACTGTATAACAGCATTACTACTCTATTAATGTGGATGTAAATGGTAATTTTTATATCATGCCCACAGCAATCCGCCACGCTTTTGCATAAGCTGTAGATGCTGATGTAGTTTAAGCAACCAAAGCAGTTCGGCTAAACTATTAGCTTGGTTATATTTGATAATGCTACTTAGAACTATACAAACTGAAGAAAATTTCATATAACCTGTTTACTCAAGCTGATTCTGCTGTGCAAACACAACATTAACTTCCAGTTTGATATCCCTATTAAACCCAGATAAAGATATGGTTCAGCCACTCTCACCAGCCCAAGAACCTTTTGATACACCTGCATCAGATAAAGGTAAACGCAAACTTTCTCCTCGGTTGTTAATACCTGTAGGTTTAGTACTCACAGGTATTGGTATTTTCAGCTCTTATTTGATTTCATCACGCTCGGAAGCTAATACACTGCGAGTAAGCGGTCGTATTGAAGGTTATGAAACTGATATCGGCGCTAAAGTAGCGGGACGCATCGCCTCTGTTGCTGTGCGAGAAGGGGATAGAGTTCATAAAGGACAAGTTATTGTCCAGTTAGATGATGCAGAGATTCAAGCGCAACTTAAAGGTGCATCTGCGCGTGTAGATGCGATGCAAAAACAAGAAGAACAAGCACGTTTACAAATTAATCTTCTAGAAAGCCAAGTCTTAGAAAATCGGCTGACCTTGCAACAAGCGGTGGGAGATGCTAAAGGCCGAATTTTCCAAGCTGAGTCATCAGTAGCTTCGAGTCAAGCCCAGCTAAATCAAGCAATTGCTCAGGTAGAACAAGCCAAATCTGAGTTGAAATTAGCGCAAATGAATCGCGATCGCTACGCTAAATTAGTTAAACAAGGAGCTGTAACTCGTCAACAATTTGACCAAGCCCAAACCAGCTGGGAAACTGCATTAGCCAACCTCAGATCCCGTCAAGCAGCAGTAGATTCTTTCCGGAAATTAGTCAATTCTGCCCAAGGACAATTAACCCAAGCTCAAAGTGTCGGGTTAAATCCTTCTATTCGCAGCACCCAACTCTCAGGGTTAAACACGCAATTGGCTCAAACTCGCCTGAAACTAGCCGCAGCTCAAGCTGATGTAGCCAACGCCAAAGCCTCTCAGCAAGAAATGAAGGCTAAATTTGCCGACCTCAATGTTATCAGTCCGATTAACGGCGTAGTTGTCAGCCGCAGTGTTGAACCCGGTGCAGTTGTTACCACTGGCAAAACTCTGTTGACAATCATAGATCCTAATACAGTCTATCTCCGTGCTTTTATTCCCCAAGGAAATATTGGTAAAGTCCGTGTCGGTCAAGAAGCTAAGATCTTTCTAGATTCCGCACCCAAACAACCCCTGAGTGCCAAAGTTGCTGCTATTGATACCCAAGCTTCTTTCACCCCTGAGAATATTTATTTCCAGCAAGACCGAGTGAAACAAGTTTTTGGTGTCAAAATCATCATCGACAATCCCGCCGGATTAGCCAAACCAGGAATGCCAGCAGATGCCGAGATTAATATTACACCGGAGGGGGAGAAGTGAGGAGATGAGGGAGTGTGGGGAGTGTGGGAAGTGTGGGAAGTGTGGGGAGCGTGGAGAGAAAAGGGACAAGAGGACATATTATGTTGTGAAGTAAGGATGGTGTTTGCGCCTTTGAGCTTGGATGTTCAGCCTTAGAGCCTGGAAGTTGATCCTTTGAACCTGAAAATTGCACCTTTGAGCTTGAAGATTGCTCCTTTTTGCTCGGAGATTGCTCCTTAGAGCCTAAATGTTGAACCTTTGAACCTGGAAATTGCACCTTAGAGCCTGGAAGTTGAGCCTTTTTGCTTGGAGGTTGAGCCTTTGAACCTCAAAGTTGCACCTTTTTGCTCGGAGTTTGAGCCTTTTATCCTCGAAGTTGCACCTTTTTACTCGGAGATTGCACCTTTTATCCTCGAAGTTGCACCTTTTTACTCGGAGATTGCACCTTTGAGCTTGAAAACTACATTTTTGAACTTAGAATTTGCTCCTTTGAGCGTAAAATTCCAAGCTTAACTCTTGACCCTTGAACGCCAGTCGCTCATGGGGGGAACCCCCAAGACCGCGCTGGCTCCCCTTGACCTTTGACTCTTGACTCGTAACCAATGACAAATTCTGTAATTCAAGTGGAGGGTTTAAACAAACGGTACGGCAAATTAGTTGCCGTTAAGGGAATTGATTTTGCTGTCAAACAGGGGGAAATTTTTGGCTTAATTGGCCCTGATGGTGCGGGAAAAACTACGACATTCCACATTTTAGGTGGAGTGATGGAAGCATCGGCTGGGAATATTCAGATTTTAGGCAAACCTCCCCGCGATGCGCGTTTAGCTATTGGTTATCTGACACAGCAATTTTCGCTTTATCTTGACCTCAGCATCGATGAAAATCTCCGTTATAGTGCTGGTCTGCGTGAAGTTCCTGATAAGACTTTTGTGCAACGTCGCAATAAATACCTGCGATTGATGAGTTTGGAGAAATTTGGCGATCGCTTGGCTGGTCGTCTCTCCGGTGGGATGAAGCAGAAGTTAGCTTTGTGCTGTGCGTTGATTTCCCAACCAGAAATTTTGTTGTTGGACGAACCGACGACAGGCGTTGACCCGGTATCGCGGCGGGAATTTTGGGATGTTTTGGCGGCGATTGCTGCTGAGGGAGTTACGGTAGTTGTAGCTACACCTTATCTCGATGAAGCTGAAAGGTGCGATCGCATTGCTTTAATGTACGAAGGAGAAATTCAGCAAATTGGTACTCTTTCCCAGTTACGCGAAAGTTTAGGTTTACAGCGTTTAGAAGTTCGCACCAATCAAATTGAAGCTGCCGAACAAGTATTACATACAAAAATCAACAATACCCAAACATCAATTGTCGATGTTCAAACCTTTGGCGATCGATTAGACGTCTTAGTCAAAGATGCCGCGATTGCTACAGCAACAGTTGAAAAAATCTTTGTGCAACAGCACCTACAACTCGACAACATTCAAACAGCAGATGTCACTCTAGAAAACGTTTTTGTTAGCCGCCTACGCGCATCTGGAAACGACCCAGAATTTATTTCTTTTCCTCGTTCTCAGTTAAATAATAGAGGTGTTCGAGGAGAGATTGCTATTGCTGCAAATAAACTCAGAAAAATATTTGGCGACTTCCAAGCAGTGAAAAGCGCCGATTTAGAAATTCGCTATGGAGAAATATATGGATTACTAGGCGCAAATGGTGCAGGAAAGACAACAATCATTAAAATGCTCTGCGGATTGCTAGAACCAACCTCAGGCAAAATCTCTTTAGCAGGAGAAACTCAAAATCTACGCAGCAGTGCTTTGCGCAAACGCATTGGTTACATGAGTCAAAAATTCACACTCTACGATGATTTAACTATTATCCAGAATCTAGAATTTTACTGTGGAGTTTATGGCGTGCCAAGACAATTACGCCGCAGCAAAATTAACTGGGTACTAGCAACTTGTGGCTTAGTTGGTAGAGAAAATATGCTCACCGGACAGTTACCAGGAGGATGGAAGCAGCGAGTCGCCTTTGGTGCTTCCGTCATGCACGAACCAGAAATATTATTTCTAGACGAACCCACATCAGGAGTAGACCCGTTAGCACGCCGTCAATTTTGGCGATTAATTAATGAGTTCGCCAGGTCAGGAACAGCAGTGCTAGTCACAACCCATTATTTAGAAGAAGCCGAACAATGTAACCGGATGGGGTTTATGGTAGCAGGTGAAATGGTAGTTCAAGGTTCTCCCAGCGAAATTAAAGCCGCACAACCCGGCCAGTTGATAGAAATAGTTACAGATAAAACCCAAGATGCGTCTAATTTACTTAAAACACAATTAGCACCGTGGCGAGTGTCAATTTTTGGCGATCGCCTACACTTAGTTCTCGATTATCCAGACTCCGATATTCCCCAAATTCGCTCAATTCTCCAAACAAACAACATAAATATTCACTCCCTGCGATCTATTCCCTTCTCACTCGAAGACGCCTTCATTGGCATAGTACAACGCACCGAGGAAAGAGGCGAGTAGGGGGATGAGGGAGTGTGGGAAGTGTGGGGAGTGTGGGGAGAAATAACTAATAACCATTAACCCTTGACTCTTGATCAATGAAAAGAATTTTATCCCAATGTCGTAAAGAGT
The genomic region above belongs to Calothrix sp. NIES-2098 and contains:
- a CDS encoding aldo/keto reductase, whose protein sequence is MSESTSNSEMLYRVLGSTKERVSAIGLGGWHIGLKHVDEELGIRIVRTAINRGMTFMDNSWDYNGGVSEIRMGKALRDGYRDQVFLMTKIDGRSKKAAAKQIDESLQRLQVDCIDLVQHHEILRHEDPHRVFDEEGANAALIEAREAGKLRYIGFTGHKDPYVHLHMLEVAASFGFKFDTVQMPLNVMDAHYRSFAKLVLPELVKQNIGVLGMKSMANGILLKSNTVTPIECLHYALNLPTSVVITGIDSMEILDQAFEAVRTFQPMDEQQVRSLLAKTAQAASRGEFEPFKTSSIFDSTAQNPDWLGEEPQRLQQLMSN
- a CDS encoding HlyD family secretion protein; its protein translation is MVQPLSPAQEPFDTPASDKGKRKLSPRLLIPVGLVLTGIGIFSSYLISSRSEANTLRVSGRIEGYETDIGAKVAGRIASVAVREGDRVHKGQVIVQLDDAEIQAQLKGASARVDAMQKQEEQARLQINLLESQVLENRLTLQQAVGDAKGRIFQAESSVASSQAQLNQAIAQVEQAKSELKLAQMNRDRYAKLVKQGAVTRQQFDQAQTSWETALANLRSRQAAVDSFRKLVNSAQGQLTQAQSVGLNPSIRSTQLSGLNTQLAQTRLKLAAAQADVANAKASQQEMKAKFADLNVISPINGVVVSRSVEPGAVVTTGKTLLTIIDPNTVYLRAFIPQGNIGKVRVGQEAKIFLDSAPKQPLSAKVAAIDTQASFTPENIYFQQDRVKQVFGVKIIIDNPAGLAKPGMPADAEINITPEGEK
- a CDS encoding ABC transporter-related protein; translation: MTNSVIQVEGLNKRYGKLVAVKGIDFAVKQGEIFGLIGPDGAGKTTTFHILGGVMEASAGNIQILGKPPRDARLAIGYLTQQFSLYLDLSIDENLRYSAGLREVPDKTFVQRRNKYLRLMSLEKFGDRLAGRLSGGMKQKLALCCALISQPEILLLDEPTTGVDPVSRREFWDVLAAIAAEGVTVVVATPYLDEAERCDRIALMYEGEIQQIGTLSQLRESLGLQRLEVRTNQIEAAEQVLHTKINNTQTSIVDVQTFGDRLDVLVKDAAIATATVEKIFVQQHLQLDNIQTADVTLENVFVSRLRASGNDPEFISFPRSQLNNRGVRGEIAIAANKLRKIFGDFQAVKSADLEIRYGEIYGLLGANGAGKTTIIKMLCGLLEPTSGKISLAGETQNLRSSALRKRIGYMSQKFTLYDDLTIIQNLEFYCGVYGVPRQLRRSKINWVLATCGLVGRENMLTGQLPGGWKQRVAFGASVMHEPEILFLDEPTSGVDPLARRQFWRLINEFARSGTAVLVTTHYLEEAEQCNRMGFMVAGEMVVQGSPSEIKAAQPGQLIEIVTDKTQDASNLLKTQLAPWRVSIFGDRLHLVLDYPDSDIPQIRSILQTNNINIHSLRSIPFSLEDAFIGIVQRTEERGE